In the Magnolia sinica isolate HGM2019 chromosome 15, MsV1, whole genome shotgun sequence genome, one interval contains:
- the LOC131227105 gene encoding uncharacterized protein LOC131227105 isoform X2, with the protein MERREKRRRMKRRERKKRGSKSEREEPHHPVADLFVQPNLPCPVMKMEAKKSRMPPYGAAPWLVFSHGKRERTKTFFNVSEGNYYVRNIPEMRRSECFASCYGWLVMLNKTSDDLFLLNSVSLQKIQLPCLSESYSFNLCVLSSPPTDPDCVILCIVFSTDFFIYCHPGDDKWIKLKYRIPKKEASFRQLVSCNGKLYTYGFGKLGIIDVNADHPVTWLEELKEPEWPRLVVGTRDTLVESHGDIFLVRQGVLPLVPRVPRVEVCKMDFDRMAWVKVDTLGDRVLFLGRDYSISCSASDSGLKRDCIYFMKPGDTNLYVFHLDRGTISAKVPCPNVRSPWFEPFWVMPAV; encoded by the exons atggaaagaagagaaaagagaagaaggatgaaaagaagagagagaaagaaaagaggaagtaAGAGTGAAAGAGAAGAACCACACCATCCAGTTGCAGATCTATTTGTCCAACCCAATCTGCCTTGTCCG GTAATGAAGATGGAAGCCAAGAAGTCCCGCATGCCTCCCTATGGAGCAGCCCCGTGGCTTGTCTTTTCTCATGGAAAACGGGAAAGAACCAAAACCTTCTTCAATGTATCTGAGGGGAATTACTATGTGAGAAACATACCTGAGATGCGCCGATCAGAGTGTTTTGCCTCTTGCTATGGCTGGTTGGTGATGCTGAATAAAACTAGTGACGACCTTTTTCTTCTCAACTCAGTCTCATTGCAGAAAATCCAGTTACCATGTTTGAGTGAAAGCTATAGTTTTAATCTGTGTGTTCTCTCATCGCCTCCAACTGATCCTGATTGTGTGATTTTATGCATTGTTTTTTCaactgatttttttatatattgtcATCCGGGCGATGACAAATGGATCAAATTGAAGTATAGAATTCCGAAAAAGGAAGCTTCCTTTCGGCAATTGGTCTCCTGCAATGGAAAATTATATACTTATGGTTTTGGTAAGCTTGGAATTATTGATGTGAATGCTGATCATCCGGTAACATGGTTGGAAGAATTAAAGGAGCCGGAGTGGCCACGATTGGTTGTAGGAACAAGAGATACTCTGGTGGAATCTCACGGCGATATCTTTCTAGTTCGGCAGGGTGTGCTTCCACTTGTACCACGGGTTCCAAGAGTTGAGGTTTGCAAGATGGATTTTGATAGAATGGCTTGGGTAAAGGTTGATACTTTAGGTGATCGTGTGCTGTTCTTGGGCAGGGACTATTCTATATCTTGCTCTGCATCGGATTCAGGATTGAAAAGGGATTGCATTTATTTTATGAAGCCAGGTGATACAAATTTATATGTATTTCACTTAGATAGAGGGACTATTTCTGCGAAAGTGCCTTGTCCAAACGTTCGTTCACCTTGGTTTGAACCTTTTTGGGTAATGCCTGCAGTCTAA
- the LOC131227105 gene encoding uncharacterized protein LOC131227105 isoform X1 — protein sequence MSVNVLTITACQSKKQLSLYPLLLQHYTSMERREKRRRMKRRERKKRGSKSEREEPHHPVADLFVQPNLPCPVMKMEAKKSRMPPYGAAPWLVFSHGKRERTKTFFNVSEGNYYVRNIPEMRRSECFASCYGWLVMLNKTSDDLFLLNSVSLQKIQLPCLSESYSFNLCVLSSPPTDPDCVILCIVFSTDFFIYCHPGDDKWIKLKYRIPKKEASFRQLVSCNGKLYTYGFGKLGIIDVNADHPVTWLEELKEPEWPRLVVGTRDTLVESHGDIFLVRQGVLPLVPRVPRVEVCKMDFDRMAWVKVDTLGDRVLFLGRDYSISCSASDSGLKRDCIYFMKPGDTNLYVFHLDRGTISAKVPCPNVRSPWFEPFWVMPAV from the exons ATGAGTGTCAATGTATTAACTATAACAGCGTGCCAGAGTAAAAAGCAACTCTCTTTGTATCCATTACTTTTGCAGCACTATACTTCgatggaaagaagagaaaagagaagaaggatgaaaagaagagagagaaagaaaagaggaagtaAGAGTGAAAGAGAAGAACCACACCATCCAGTTGCAGATCTATTTGTCCAACCCAATCTGCCTTGTCCG GTAATGAAGATGGAAGCCAAGAAGTCCCGCATGCCTCCCTATGGAGCAGCCCCGTGGCTTGTCTTTTCTCATGGAAAACGGGAAAGAACCAAAACCTTCTTCAATGTATCTGAGGGGAATTACTATGTGAGAAACATACCTGAGATGCGCCGATCAGAGTGTTTTGCCTCTTGCTATGGCTGGTTGGTGATGCTGAATAAAACTAGTGACGACCTTTTTCTTCTCAACTCAGTCTCATTGCAGAAAATCCAGTTACCATGTTTGAGTGAAAGCTATAGTTTTAATCTGTGTGTTCTCTCATCGCCTCCAACTGATCCTGATTGTGTGATTTTATGCATTGTTTTTTCaactgatttttttatatattgtcATCCGGGCGATGACAAATGGATCAAATTGAAGTATAGAATTCCGAAAAAGGAAGCTTCCTTTCGGCAATTGGTCTCCTGCAATGGAAAATTATATACTTATGGTTTTGGTAAGCTTGGAATTATTGATGTGAATGCTGATCATCCGGTAACATGGTTGGAAGAATTAAAGGAGCCGGAGTGGCCACGATTGGTTGTAGGAACAAGAGATACTCTGGTGGAATCTCACGGCGATATCTTTCTAGTTCGGCAGGGTGTGCTTCCACTTGTACCACGGGTTCCAAGAGTTGAGGTTTGCAAGATGGATTTTGATAGAATGGCTTGGGTAAAGGTTGATACTTTAGGTGATCGTGTGCTGTTCTTGGGCAGGGACTATTCTATATCTTGCTCTGCATCGGATTCAGGATTGAAAAGGGATTGCATTTATTTTATGAAGCCAGGTGATACAAATTTATATGTATTTCACTTAGATAGAGGGACTATTTCTGCGAAAGTGCCTTGTCCAAACGTTCGTTCACCTTGGTTTGAACCTTTTTGGGTAATGCCTGCAGTCTAA
- the LOC131227105 gene encoding uncharacterized protein LOC131227105 isoform X3 yields MKMEAKKSRMPPYGAAPWLVFSHGKRERTKTFFNVSEGNYYVRNIPEMRRSECFASCYGWLVMLNKTSDDLFLLNSVSLQKIQLPCLSESYSFNLCVLSSPPTDPDCVILCIVFSTDFFIYCHPGDDKWIKLKYRIPKKEASFRQLVSCNGKLYTYGFGKLGIIDVNADHPVTWLEELKEPEWPRLVVGTRDTLVESHGDIFLVRQGVLPLVPRVPRVEVCKMDFDRMAWVKVDTLGDRVLFLGRDYSISCSASDSGLKRDCIYFMKPGDTNLYVFHLDRGTISAKVPCPNVRSPWFEPFWVMPAV; encoded by the coding sequence ATGAAGATGGAAGCCAAGAAGTCCCGCATGCCTCCCTATGGAGCAGCCCCGTGGCTTGTCTTTTCTCATGGAAAACGGGAAAGAACCAAAACCTTCTTCAATGTATCTGAGGGGAATTACTATGTGAGAAACATACCTGAGATGCGCCGATCAGAGTGTTTTGCCTCTTGCTATGGCTGGTTGGTGATGCTGAATAAAACTAGTGACGACCTTTTTCTTCTCAACTCAGTCTCATTGCAGAAAATCCAGTTACCATGTTTGAGTGAAAGCTATAGTTTTAATCTGTGTGTTCTCTCATCGCCTCCAACTGATCCTGATTGTGTGATTTTATGCATTGTTTTTTCaactgatttttttatatattgtcATCCGGGCGATGACAAATGGATCAAATTGAAGTATAGAATTCCGAAAAAGGAAGCTTCCTTTCGGCAATTGGTCTCCTGCAATGGAAAATTATATACTTATGGTTTTGGTAAGCTTGGAATTATTGATGTGAATGCTGATCATCCGGTAACATGGTTGGAAGAATTAAAGGAGCCGGAGTGGCCACGATTGGTTGTAGGAACAAGAGATACTCTGGTGGAATCTCACGGCGATATCTTTCTAGTTCGGCAGGGTGTGCTTCCACTTGTACCACGGGTTCCAAGAGTTGAGGTTTGCAAGATGGATTTTGATAGAATGGCTTGGGTAAAGGTTGATACTTTAGGTGATCGTGTGCTGTTCTTGGGCAGGGACTATTCTATATCTTGCTCTGCATCGGATTCAGGATTGAAAAGGGATTGCATTTATTTTATGAAGCCAGGTGATACAAATTTATATGTATTTCACTTAGATAGAGGGACTATTTCTGCGAAAGTGCCTTGTCCAAACGTTCGTTCACCTTGGTTTGAACCTTTTTGGGTAATGCCTGCAGTCTAA